A window of Apium graveolens cultivar Ventura chromosome 8, ASM990537v1, whole genome shotgun sequence contains these coding sequences:
- the LOC141679003 gene encoding protein kinase PINOID-like, with translation MLDYRREYSDGEETYSNSTNKNSTSSMSSTESCPSFSRLSFDALENATLTHSPENLTLKPHRSSDSSVQAIRSATFRRKNSGGGLGFRDFSLIQPIGSGDIGKVYLCGLRSDESCYYAMKVVNKNVLAMKKKLQRAETERKILKMLDHPFLPTLHAEFEASHFSCVVMEYCPGGDLHSLRHKHPNQRFSLNSARFYAAEVLVALEYLHMLGIIYRDLKPENVLVRSDGHIMLTDFDLSLCSDPIVAVESPDISPVSSSPSVSKRYNSAPMPFSCFSTRFFRSRKIQSENRLFIAEPVTARSCSFVGTHEYVAPEVASGGGHGNAVDWWALGIFIYEMIYGRTPFAGESNAATLRGIVKTPLTFPTEFAMSGSEMHARDLISGLLHKDPAKRIGSKRGAGEVKTHPFFKNMNFALIRTVTPPEVPGLRRQNGTVYKDMNVRKTAPVEFF, from the exons ATGTTAGACTATCGCCGTGAATATTCAGACGGCGAAGAAACATACTCGAACTCGACAAACAAAAACTCGACAAGCTCAATGAGCAGTACCGAAAGTTGCCCTAGTTTCAGCCGCTTATCATTCGACGCCCTCGAAAACGCAACGCTTACACACTCACCCGAAAACCTAACCCTAAAGCCACACCGCTCCTCCGACTCCTCAGTCCAAGCCATCCGCTCCGCCACTTTCCGGCGAAAAAACTCCGGCGGAGGCCTAGGTTTCCGTGACTTCAGCCTCATTCAACCCATCGGAAGCGGCGACATAGGCAAAGTATATTTATGTGGTCTTAGAAGTGATGAGAGCTGCTATTATGCAATGAAAGTAGTGAATAAAAATGTACTTGCCATGAAAAAGAAGCTACAACGTGCCGAAACGGAGAGGAAGATACTCAAAATGCTTGATCATCCTTTTTTACCAACACTTCATGCTGAGTTTGAGGCTTCGCATTTTTCTTGTGTTGTAATGGAGTATTGTCCTGGTGGTGACTTGCATTCTCTCCGCCATAAACACCCCAACCAGCGTTTTTCTCTAAATTCCGCTAG GTTTTATGCAGCTGAAGTATTGGTGGCATTGGAGTATTTACACATGTTAGGAATAATATACAGAGATTTAAAGCCTGAAAACGTATTAGTCAGATCAGACGGTCACATCATGCTCACTGATTTTGATCTTTCATTATGCTCTGATCCAATCGTGGCCGTTGAATCACCTGATATCTCTCCTGTGTCATCCTCACCGTCCGTTTCAAAGCGTTACAATTCGGCTCCAATGCCTTTCTCATGTTTCTCAACCCGGTTCTTCCGGTCCAGGAAAATCCAGTCAGAAAACCGGTTATTTATAGCTGAACCGGTTACGGCCAGGTCTTGTTCTTTTGTTGGGACCCATGAGTACGTGGCACCTGAGGTAGCATCAGGAGGGGGCCACGGAAATGCGGTGGACTGGTGGGCCCTAGGGATTTTTATCTACGAGATGATATATGGACGGACTCCGTTTGCCGGGGAGTCAAATGCAGCTACATTACGTGGTATAGTCAAGACACCGTTGACTTTTCCAACGGAGTTTGCGATGAGTGGGAGTGAAATGCACGCTAGGGATTTGATATCGGGTTTGTTGCATAAGGATCCAGCTAAACGAATTGGGTCGAAGCGTGGAGCGGGGGAGGTGAAGACTCACCCGttttttaaaaatatgaatttcgcATTGATCAGGACGGTGACGCCACCGGAGGTTCCGGGGCTGCGGAGACAAAATGGGACTGTTTATAAGGACATGAATGTGAGAAAAACGGCGCCAGTTGAGTTCTTTTGA